aagaagtattcagaGACAAATCCATTCTGCTACTGCTACTTTATCACCCTTCCATCTTGCCTTATCAAGACATTAACAATAATATTGTGCCTTCACTCTTTACAACATATATTACTTTCAGATAGGCGCCTTCATTATGTATATTACATCTAAAGCCATATATCAAGGTTTGGCTCCTCATGACAATCGACCTAACAGTTACCTGCCACCAggtgtcactgcagcctcatattttttttacattatctcCATGTAGGGAAAATTTGAGTTACGTGAAATCAATGTGGTCCATATTTCATCAGtaagacattttcattgatttctcagagaataatttatggatcatGATTCCAAAAGTCAGTCACgttaagaggactgatatttttgAGTGCGTTAAATTTGGTCCAGATCCAATTAACAATTTAGATCTAGTTCCTTTAAATttgtcaggacattttcctgaacattttccatacacatagaagatacatataaaaaggtcaaattgaAAAGTCAACGAGTTTTGACAGCTTTTCCCTGTGAGAGCTGACCCAATTTTCAGGAgtttccggagttcatgtctgaaaatggcaaTGGTGGTAAacacaacaactcccatgatcccatgctgcttcatggcatcatcatcatttaggccttttgttattgttttgattgagtgACTCCCAGCTTGTGAAGTTACAGTTTAAAATGTCCCCCAAAGATGAACAGGTAAGATAGATCATTTGATTTTAGGGCAGAGTCAGTACACAGGCAGTTCAAGGAATTGCAAGAGTTTTAATTAGATCCATAGGCAGCTATTtacaattaaaaagaaaaaaacctgtctGTCCATACAATTCCACATTCAATTCAAAAAATGACCTTAGTTTTACAGAAAAGGTACACTTTCATATTCCCATTCTTGTTGCATTTAATCATTAACTAATATTCTGTGCTTAAAAAAATAGCAACCTATAATAACTGTTATATTTAAaatttcttttcaaattaaaaggaaGACAAGATATACACAAGCATCAGTTAAACCTATGGTATATCAACCTGTACACAGCATAGAGAACCCTGTAAGCTACTGGCCAGACGGCAATACCAGATAAAAACACTTCTGCGTTTCCAGAAGGCTCCAGCCAAAGTGACTCCCTGTTGACCGTTtatacattttcagattttttgaTAAATCCCTGATCTACACTCACAGCAACTTACATTTAAACTCTTAGTATAGACACTACTAGCATGACCTTATTCAGAATGGCTACAGAATGCATTGCATGTTTGTTGATCTTTAAAGGGAAGTACaaaaactcattaaaaaacGTATAAATGAAGAGAGATCATCCAGATCCAGTGGCGCTGGATTCGGCGTTGGCTCATGCAGTGGATTGCAGAAATCAAGTGATATGAAAACCAGCATCCTATAGTCCTTTGGGCATTGGGTAGATTGGCacgaacaaaaaacaaaaacaaaaaacagaacaggCTCCCGATCCGCAACTTTTTCTAAAACTAAACTGACGCTTAAATGGCCACCTCACGTCACAACCATAAATACAGGcaagccaaataaaaaaaaggctcaAATAAAAGCTGTCACTACTCATGTGATCCaaattacaatataaaatatcttGTGCATTAcagattatttttgtaattaGATCTCTCCAGGTTTCATTCTAAGGTATCACAATAGCAGTCTGTACACagttaatataaaacacatacaaTATCCCAGAGATGTCCAGTCCTACAACAGAATCTCCCAGTCTTCATCCTCCAGCCTGCGCACGCTGCCGCCTTTCGTCTCTCTATTGTCTATTATTACTGTGTGGAGAATTATAAGTCGTCATcatttattattactgttattattgtatgttattacattaacaagatgaATTAGCTTTTCCATATGCggtaaaggagaaaaaaaggcaaCACAGAATGAGGCCGCGTTAAAGGTTGTAACTAGCTCCGAGTCCCTGAGGGGTACCACAGAACAGCAGAGTGAGAGTAAGCCCTGTAGGTCCGCCGCCACTTCGCCGCCTCATTGGCACGTGGTTCCCCCTGTCGTCTGGGAGAAATACTGCATCTGGCCCGGCGCCCTCCACCACCTCGGTTTAGTGAAAAAGCAATGTAGTGAGAGGGCGATGGAGGGCAAGCGCCAAGCATTCTTGCTCAGAGTCAGCTCCAGGCTTTCCCTGATTATCTGTACAGTACATTCAGGAAACGTAAAGGGCCGTCGGTCTCCATAGGGAGCAGCCTCCTGCCACTGAGCTCGTAAGTGCTTCATCATCCacaaagagagggggggagacgCTAAGGCCGATGAAAcctgaatgaaatgaaacaaagaggGAGAACATGAGGTAAAACAAAGgatcactttctttttaaagtaATAATTCTATAGATCACGCCCTGCTTTTGTTGCTATTTATGTTCCACACTTTTTCAGCAGGAGCCATTCAATGTGTTTACATTCTGTAATTACATCTCCACACAGACGTGTTCTTTCACACACGGGGGAGTCGCTCATAGGAAACAATGCATGCGTGTAATCCAAGGTTACAGTCGTTGTATCTCATAGGAGactgatatatatgagtgtgtgacataTGGTGGAGCTTGATAATATACgttctactgagtgtcattctagttctGTCATATTTCAGCCATGTAGCCTGTAGTAACTAGGTGTATTTGATGCACTGGAAACGCAGGTGTCAACCAGGAGTGTTGTTGAATGAACCAACTGCTACCTCGTGTAAATTCTGCTCTCTTCATGAACCTCCATTTCAGTGCTCTTATAATCGTTGAGCTCCTTCCGGATCGCCGCCTAGACAAAGGCAACAGGAAAGAGATTGTCAGATAAAAGGGATTTTAAGGGGGAGGCGTCCTCACCTTCATATTGCTAAGTTAATATGATGTTGAACACAGTTTTCTATATGGAAAGTAGTTGGGTGCATTTACTGGGTCGGTGCAGAAGACACTTTGAATGCGTACCTTGTCAGCAGGCGTCAGCTTCGTCCACGGCTTCTCTGCTCTCCGGTCGTAGTCTTGGGCGTCTGTGACTTCCACGTACTCGTGAAACCGCAGGATTTTTCTCGCCTGTAGTTCTGCGACTGTGGGTCTTTGACTCAGCTACAATAAACAGGAGTTTATGTTTCAGTTTCATATCCTGCAAATACACGATGCTTTGACACTTGGATGTCTGTGCAGGATGCGGTGCCTCACCTTCCTGGTCAACCGCCGCTTGATCTCGCGAACCTCCGCTTGTCTGTCAGCATGGTTTTTGGCTGAAGAAAgaatgaaggaggaggggaaaaaaaatcagaagAGCTTTATTTAGACTTTGGGTTTGAAAGCCTGGTTTGATGTGCAGGAAAAGTAGAGTAAAGCTGTTTCCAAAATTAGACATCTTAAGTGTGATCCATGTTTCAGACAAATCGTTTCAAGTGTCAACTCTTGTGTTTAGTCTGTATGTATAATGAAATGGCTTAAGAATGTTAACATTTTGCTTTTTATATTACTATAATATTGAACtgagatgtgttttttgttcAGGTCTCTATCAAGGAGTAACTGATTTCAATTTCACCGGTGGCATTATTAGattcagaaatgaataaaaaaggagaaaaggaaggaaagattTGATACTGACGCTGAAGGATGTTTCTTTGCTCCAGCTCCTCAGCTGAGGGTCTCTGGCTCAGTCGTctgaagaattaaaaaagaaagaagagcaGCACTATTTTTACACTGTTCCATCACTTTGTCGTTCGGGCAATAAGTAGGACAAAGATCTAAGAAATGATCACCTGCTTTCTTCAGGAAATGCACATTCACTCTTATCATTTTCAAGGATAAAAAGGTGATGGAACATGAACACAAGTAAGACATGATGTCTTGTGTCAGCTCTGGAGAATGGTTTCTGCtgtagggggaaaaaaagacactcTGGCTTGTTTTTTAGGCGCCACTGAGTCCAGGATGGAAAACAGTGTAACTTGTTTTGGTGGAACATTTGCCCCTTGGGGGGCAATCACTGTCATTAAAGttcaattaaaatcaaataaaggaTACAAATTCCCCACAAAGAAAATgccttaaaaataaacattcatgtTGACTAAAGCTGTGTTCAGACATTAACTCCGGAAATTGTCCAGaaaagtttgactttcacatatgaagatcgcagcaggagattgtttcGAGTCAGACATGTTTGCAACAACGGGAAAATGCCCGGAAAACATTCAGGTGATGGGTTGCACCTAGAGGCAGGAGTTAAAATCATGTGTTTTGGTTTACAGCAAATCAACTTCCGTGTCGGACCAAAAGCCCTCGAATCTATTCGTCTCTCCAAGTTATCGCTTCGTCTAATTTTGAGATTTCTTTATTCACTTTTCCAGTTTCGCTGTGGATTTTCTGGACatcttcctgctgtattctcacatgggctcaatCAGACACTTTTTCCGCATATTTTACTCGAGCGTTAGCAGGATATGTTCTGAACAAtttctggagcaactgactcagacgttttcattctcacatacagcaccTCCtgaaaatttcaggaaaatatctggacttcagtgtgtctgaaagcagcttttgcaATTCCAGAACTATTCCTCAAACCATCAACATTTTCAGTGTGTAGCTCGGAGAATGTCGTTTCTGGTAGTGAGGTGGACTTTTAATCCAGAGTGCGAATCCGGTGAGTCGACTACCTTGTGAGTGCAGTGCCGATCTGTGCGCGTATGGCTTCCCACTGCTCCCTGCTCTGCCAGGTGAGGCCGGCCTGTCCTGGGGGCTTGtcgtctctgcagctcctctcctgtaTAAACCGCTCCCTGTTTGGAGCAGAGGGACGGTTGCTCAGCTTCAGAGCCAGGGtgtccctcctcttcactctgctgGCGAGGGCACCTGGATAAAAAACAAGCAGACAGATTTAATCATGTTTACAAATCACTGAAGGTACAGTCTTGAAACTAAAAACTCCAAATTATGTTTAAACGTTTTCATAAACTTTGGTTGTGCTCACTTATAGGAGGCTCGTCTTCGTCGTCCTCATCCGAGTCTTCATCTTTATGAAGCACAGGACCGTCAGAGTCGCTGTCCTGTCTGTGCCTGTCAtactcttcatcctcctcctcttcttcgtcttcttcctcttcttcactgctgTTTCCTCCTGGGATACCACCAACCCCAGCATCACCGACCAAGCATCGCCGACTCCGCGGCTCCAGCTCCGGCTGGGGAATCTCCCCATCgtattcttcctcttcttcatcatcttcctcctccaactCTTCCTCATCTGAGTAATCATCTTCAGATCTaatggaaagagaaaataaataaatatatacatattagaAACAGATAAAGCATATACTTGGAGACATATCCCACTCCCAACCTTATAGCGATAGCTGACTTTGCATCGATGAATATATGATATTCTCCAGATCTAAACTGAATCATCTTCTACAACATGCACAAGGCTTAAAATGGATGTGCCACTCAAGGTCACACACAAAACTGGCTTTCATGCCTGCAGAATTATTGAAATGTCTTTTGCCTGCTAACCTTGCTTTTTACTAACTTATAATTTTGTTAACAGAACAGTTCTGCTTTTATAATGTGCCGAGGGACTCACAGCTTTAGTGGTTGGATGCTGACGGGCAAGGGGCGACCTCCTCCTTGGTACTCTGGAGGGGTTTCAAAAAGCAGCGCGTGCGCACGCTGTGACCCGTCTGGATGCGGCTGAGCCGGGCCGGGACTGGACAAGGCTCGCTGGATCATGATGTGCAGCGGGATGGGAGCCGGCCGCTGGGGAGACTCGATCGGACTCGGCGGGTCGAACAGCATGGGTATGGGTTGGGGCAGCGGGTGGGGGTAGGAGTGctgatggtggaggtggtgggagtGGATGTGTTGGCGGGGCGGAGAGGGTGGGATGTGAgttgggaggggaggggaaggaggtGGCGGAGGGAGCTGAAAGCCCACAGAGAGGCTGCTGTGGTCGtcaagagagagaggtgaggggaTGATGGGATGGCTTGAAGCAGAAGAGTCCTCTGGGGTGCGTTTGGTGACGGGGGTGGTCCTCTTGGGGGGCATGGGCGGAGACGGCTTGGCCGGCACAAGACTGGTGCCCCCAGTGGCTTGAGTGAAGTCACCTGCAAATGAGTCGATATAGTTAATTCACCCAATCACAAAGGTAAAAAGCTGAAGATTCGGCCTGAGAGTGAGCTGCTACCAAGAGCTTTCACAGTTAGTCTAGTTCTCCACAGACATTTTGaagtttttaatttcttcattcAGGAGCAGGACTTGCtgatttttttcacattcagattttgtaacgCTTACACTCAAAACCCTCAAAATTCCCTGACCAATAGAATACCAGGTGTACgtgttgacaaatgaaattgtccCGCCCTCACAGTGAGTGCCTTGGctttactgtacatgtttgtgAGTCCTGTATGTGCAGTTACTTTAACTGGGTTCATGCACTCACGCTCTCCATGGCTTTGTTATTACACCTGCTTCCGGTTTGAGGGGAAAAAACGGTGAGTCCATGCTGGTCAACATGGAGCGGCAAAATCAAGCAACACTCATACGTTTTTTAAAGTTGTGGGAACACTTTTGCAGTACCCACAATGCACCAACAATGAGGGCGGGACAATTTCAAACGTCACCACTACACCACCTCTACAGACGTT
Above is a genomic segment from Hippoglossus stenolepis isolate QCI-W04-F060 chromosome 8, HSTE1.2, whole genome shotgun sequence containing:
- the phactr4b gene encoding phosphatase and actin regulator 4B isoform X7; this translates as MENRDDEAEQHHGTMVGEGGSTGDSTPPPKRKGKFSTLGKIFKPWKWRKKKSSDKFKETSEELERKMSTRRTRQELIEQGVLKDVPDNGTDTHNLKQPYVKNGHTLPVSAGVGGGGAGVVSSARSPCSQGKLPPESDFRMNQAWLAQPDDRRGRPPSSDGDRRGAPCSRGTGLHEDLRRGGGMGPRVHVEGEWKPNLVWQGQIHGQMEECRRGGRLHPEDGQRRPGLQKAPSEDGRRSRPVETDWKPALPRHASAEEGRAHRESDSHFVPDAEALRNTLREPLPPKQPVMAPKWLMSSAPEPDSEGSPRTPCNHPASQYSSPSGPPPAAPKPVRCVTSAGVSTQQSGAPTSTSQVTKQPPLPPPKPVNRNNTAMMGDFTQATGGTSLVPAKPSPPMPPKRTTPVTKRTPEDSSASSHPIIPSPLSLDDHSSLSVGFQLPPPPPSPPLPTHIPPSPPRQHIHSHHLHHQHSYPHPLPQPIPMLFDPPSPIESPQRPAPIPLHIMIQRALSSPGPAQPHPDGSQRAHALLFETPPEYQGGGRPLPVSIQPLKLSEDDYSDEEELEEEDDEEEEEYDGEIPQPELEPRSRRCLVGDAGVGGIPGGNSSEEEEEDEEEEEDEEYDRHRQDSDSDGPVLHKDEDSDEDDEDEPPISALASRVKRRDTLALKLSNRPSAPNRERFIQERSCRDDKPPGQAGLTWQSREQWEAIRAQIGTALTRRLSQRPSAEELEQRNILQPKNHADRQAEVREIKRRLTRKLSQRPTVAELQARKILRFHEYVEVTDAQDYDRRAEKPWTKLTPADKAAIRKELNDYKSTEMEVHEESRIYTRFHRP
- the phactr4b gene encoding phosphatase and actin regulator 4B isoform X5, producing MENRDDEAEQHHGTMVGEGGSTGDSTPPPKRKGKFSTLGKIFKPWKWRKKKSSDKFKETSEELERKMSTRRTRQELIEQGVLKDVPDNGTDTHNLKQPYVKNGHTLPVSAGVGGGGAGVVSSARSPCSQGKLPPESDFRMNQAWLAQPDDRRGRPPSSDGDRRGAPCSRGTGLHEDLRRGGGMGPRVHVEGEWKPNLVWQGQIHGQMEECRRGGRLHPEDGQRRPGLQKAPSEDGRRSRPVETDWKPALPRHASAEEGRAHRESDSHFVPDAEALRNTLREPLPPKQPVMAPKWLMSSAPEPDSEGSPRTPCNHPASQYSSPSGPPPAAPKPVRCVTSAGVSTQQSGAPTSTSQVTKQPPLPPPKPVNRNNTAMMVSALQGGENAQLPLYWSCWKRECDYDVYLSLPVYLCRRAGGLRSGDFTQATGGTSLVPAKPSPPMPPKRTTPVTKRTPEDSSASSHPIIPSPLSLDDHSSLSVGFQLPPPPPSPPLPTHIPPSPPRQHIHSHHLHHQHSYPHPLPQPIPMLFDPPSPIESPQRPAPIPLHIMIQRALSSPGPAQPHPDGSQRAHALLFETPPEYQGGGRPLPVSIQPLKLSEDDYSDEEELEEEDDEEEEEYDGEIPQPELEPRSRRCLVGDAGVGGIPGGNSSEEEEEDEEEEEDEEYDRHRQDSDSDGPVLHKDEDSDEDDEDEPPISALASRVKRRDTLALKLSNRPSAPNRERFIQERSCRDDKPPGQAGLTWQSREQWEAIRAQIGTALTRRLSQRPSAEELEQRNILQPKNHADRQAEVREIKRRLTRKLSQRPTVAELQARKILRFHEYVEVTDAQDYDRRAEKPWTKLTPADKAAIRKELNDYKSTEMEVHEESRIYTRFHRP
- the phactr4b gene encoding phosphatase and actin regulator 4B isoform X1, with protein sequence MGQSLRVETPAQDPQKHNDGDDEAEQHHGTMVGEGGSTGDSTPPPKRKGKFSTLGKIFKPWKWRKKKSSDKFKETSEELERKMSTRRTRQELIEQGVLKDVPDNGTDTHNLKQPYVKNGHTLPVSAGVGGGGAGVVSSARSPCSQGKLPPESDFRMNQAWLAQPDDRRGRPPSSDGDRRGAPCSRGTGLHEDLRRGGGMGPRVHVEGEWKPNLVWQGQIHGQMEECRRGGRLHPEDGQRRPGLQKAPSEDGRRSRPVETDWKPALPRHASAEEGRAHRESDSHFVPDAEALRNTLREPLPPKQPVMAPKWLMSSAPEPDSEGSPRTPCNHPASQYSSPSGPPPAAPKPVRCVTSAGVSTQQSGAPTSTSQVTKQPPLPPPKPVNRNNTAMMVSALQGGENAQLPLYWSCWKRECDYDVYLSLPVYLCRRAGGLRSGDFTQATGGTSLVPAKPSPPMPPKRTTPVTKRTPEDSSASSHPIIPSPLSLDDHSSLSVGFQLPPPPPSPPLPTHIPPSPPRQHIHSHHLHHQHSYPHPLPQPIPMLFDPPSPIESPQRPAPIPLHIMIQRALSSPGPAQPHPDGSQRAHALLFETPPEYQGGGRPLPVSIQPLKLSEDDYSDEEELEEEDDEEEEEYDGEIPQPELEPRSRRCLVGDAGVGGIPGGNSSEEEEEDEEEEEDEEYDRHRQDSDSDGPVLHKDEDSDEDDEDEPPISALASRVKRRDTLALKLSNRPSAPNRERFIQERSCRDDKPPGQAGLTWQSREQWEAIRAQIGTALTRRLSQRPSAEELEQRNILQPKNHADRQAEVREIKRRLTRKLSQRPTVAELQARKILRFHEYVEVTDAQDYDRRAEKPWTKLTPADKAAIRKELNDYKSTEMEVHEESRIYTRFHRP
- the phactr4b gene encoding phosphatase and actin regulator 4B isoform X6; translated protein: MGQSLRVETPAQDPQKHNDGDDEAEQHHGTMVGEGGSTGDSTPPPKRKGKFSTLGKIFKPWKWRKKKSSDKFKETSEELERKMSTRRTRQELIEQGVLKDVPDNGTDTHNLKQPYVKNGHTLPVSAGVGGGGAGVVSSARSPCSQGKLPPESDFRMNQAWLAQPDDRRGRPPSSDGDRRGAPCSRGTGLHEDLRRGGGMGPRVHVEGEWKPNLVWQGQIHGQMEECRRGGRLHPEDGQRRPGLQKAPSEDGRRSRPVETDWKPALPRHASAEEGRAHRESDSHFVPDAEALRNTLREPLPPKQPVMAPKWLMSSAPEPDSEGSPRTPCNHPASQYSSPSGPPPAAPKPVRCVTSAGVSTQQSGAPTSTSQVTKQPPLPPPKPVNRNNTAMMGDFTQATGGTSLVPAKPSPPMPPKRTTPVTKRTPEDSSASSHPIIPSPLSLDDHSSLSVGFQLPPPPPSPPLPTHIPPSPPRQHIHSHHLHHQHSYPHPLPQPIPMLFDPPSPIESPQRPAPIPLHIMIQRALSSPGPAQPHPDGSQRAHALLFETPPEYQGGGRPLPVSIQPLKLSEDDYSDEEELEEEDDEEEEEYDGEIPQPELEPRSRRCLVGDAGVGGIPGGNSSEEEEEDEEEEEDEEYDRHRQDSDSDGPVLHKDEDSDEDDEDEPPISALASRVKRRDTLALKLSNRPSAPNRERFIQERSCRDDKPPGQAGLTWQSREQWEAIRAQIGTALTRRLSQRPSAEELEQRNILQPKNHADRQAEVREIKRRLTRKLSQRPTVAELQARKILRFHEYVEVTDAQDYDRRAEKPWTKLTPADKAAIRKELNDYKSTEMEVHEESRIYTRFHRP
- the phactr4b gene encoding phosphatase and actin regulator 4B isoform X3, with protein sequence MGQSLRVETPAQDPQKHNDGDDEAEQHHGTMVGEGGSTGDSTPPPKRKGKFSTLGKIFKPWKWRKKKSSDKFKETSEELERKMSTRRTRQELIEQGVLKDVPDNDTHNLKQPYVKNGHTLPVSAGVGGGGAGVVSSARSPCSQGKLPPESDFRMNQAWLAQPDDRRGRPPSSDGDRRGAPCSRGTGLHEDLRRGGGMGPRVHVEGEWKPNLVWQGQIHGQMEECRRGGRLHPEDGQRRPGLQKAPSEDGRRSRPVETDWKPALPRHASAEEGRAHRESDSHFVPDAEALRNTLREPLPPKQPVMAPKWLMSSAPEPDSEGSPRTPCNHPASQYSSPSGPPPAAPKPVRCVTSAGVSTQQSGAPTSTSQVTKQPPLPPPKPVNRNNTAMMVSALQGGENAQLPLYWSCWKRECDYDVYLSLPVYLCRRAGGLRSGDFTQATGGTSLVPAKPSPPMPPKRTTPVTKRTPEDSSASSHPIIPSPLSLDDHSSLSVGFQLPPPPPSPPLPTHIPPSPPRQHIHSHHLHHQHSYPHPLPQPIPMLFDPPSPIESPQRPAPIPLHIMIQRALSSPGPAQPHPDGSQRAHALLFETPPEYQGGGRPLPVSIQPLKLSEDDYSDEEELEEEDDEEEEEYDGEIPQPELEPRSRRCLVGDAGVGGIPGGNSSEEEEEDEEEEEDEEYDRHRQDSDSDGPVLHKDEDSDEDDEDEPPISALASRVKRRDTLALKLSNRPSAPNRERFIQERSCRDDKPPGQAGLTWQSREQWEAIRAQIGTALTRRLSQRPSAEELEQRNILQPKNHADRQAEVREIKRRLTRKLSQRPTVAELQARKILRFHEYVEVTDAQDYDRRAEKPWTKLTPADKAAIRKELNDYKSTEMEVHEESRIYTRFHRP
- the phactr4b gene encoding phosphatase and actin regulator 4B isoform X4, with product METCYIIDDEAEQHHGTMVGEGGSTGDSTPPPKRKGKFSTLGKIFKPWKWRKKKSSDKFKETSEELERKMSTRRTRQELIEQGVLKDVPDNGTDTHNLKQPYVKNGHTLPVSAGVGGGGAGVVSSARSPCSQGKLPPESDFRMNQAWLAQPDDRRGRPPSSDGDRRGAPCSRGTGLHEDLRRGGGMGPRVHVEGEWKPNLVWQGQIHGQMEECRRGGRLHPEDGQRRPGLQKAPSEDGRRSRPVETDWKPALPRHASAEEGRAHRESDSHFVPDAEALRNTLREPLPPKQPVMAPKWLMSSAPEPDSEGSPRTPCNHPASQYSSPSGPPPAAPKPVRCVTSAGVSTQQSGAPTSTSQVTKQPPLPPPKPVNRNNTAMMVSALQGGENAQLPLYWSCWKRECDYDVYLSLPVYLCRRAGGLRSGDFTQATGGTSLVPAKPSPPMPPKRTTPVTKRTPEDSSASSHPIIPSPLSLDDHSSLSVGFQLPPPPPSPPLPTHIPPSPPRQHIHSHHLHHQHSYPHPLPQPIPMLFDPPSPIESPQRPAPIPLHIMIQRALSSPGPAQPHPDGSQRAHALLFETPPEYQGGGRPLPVSIQPLKLSEDDYSDEEELEEEDDEEEEEYDGEIPQPELEPRSRRCLVGDAGVGGIPGGNSSEEEEEDEEEEEDEEYDRHRQDSDSDGPVLHKDEDSDEDDEDEPPISALASRVKRRDTLALKLSNRPSAPNRERFIQERSCRDDKPPGQAGLTWQSREQWEAIRAQIGTALTRRLSQRPSAEELEQRNILQPKNHADRQAEVREIKRRLTRKLSQRPTVAELQARKILRFHEYVEVTDAQDYDRRAEKPWTKLTPADKAAIRKELNDYKSTEMEVHEESRIYTRFHRP
- the phactr4b gene encoding phosphatase and actin regulator 4B isoform X2; translation: MACCLKSHHHASWTLNAPLPDDEAEQHHGTMVGEGGSTGDSTPPPKRKGKFSTLGKIFKPWKWRKKKSSDKFKETSEELERKMSTRRTRQELIEQGVLKDVPDNGTDTHNLKQPYVKNGHTLPVSAGVGGGGAGVVSSARSPCSQGKLPPESDFRMNQAWLAQPDDRRGRPPSSDGDRRGAPCSRGTGLHEDLRRGGGMGPRVHVEGEWKPNLVWQGQIHGQMEECRRGGRLHPEDGQRRPGLQKAPSEDGRRSRPVETDWKPALPRHASAEEGRAHRESDSHFVPDAEALRNTLREPLPPKQPVMAPKWLMSSAPEPDSEGSPRTPCNHPASQYSSPSGPPPAAPKPVRCVTSAGVSTQQSGAPTSTSQVTKQPPLPPPKPVNRNNTAMMVSALQGGENAQLPLYWSCWKRECDYDVYLSLPVYLCRRAGGLRSGDFTQATGGTSLVPAKPSPPMPPKRTTPVTKRTPEDSSASSHPIIPSPLSLDDHSSLSVGFQLPPPPPSPPLPTHIPPSPPRQHIHSHHLHHQHSYPHPLPQPIPMLFDPPSPIESPQRPAPIPLHIMIQRALSSPGPAQPHPDGSQRAHALLFETPPEYQGGGRPLPVSIQPLKLSEDDYSDEEELEEEDDEEEEEYDGEIPQPELEPRSRRCLVGDAGVGGIPGGNSSEEEEEDEEEEEDEEYDRHRQDSDSDGPVLHKDEDSDEDDEDEPPISALASRVKRRDTLALKLSNRPSAPNRERFIQERSCRDDKPPGQAGLTWQSREQWEAIRAQIGTALTRRLSQRPSAEELEQRNILQPKNHADRQAEVREIKRRLTRKLSQRPTVAELQARKILRFHEYVEVTDAQDYDRRAEKPWTKLTPADKAAIRKELNDYKSTEMEVHEESRIYTRFHRP